ATAATAGACCTTTATTTTTGATAAACTAAGCCTGTTTTNNNNNNNNNNNNNNNNNNNNNNNNNNNNNNNNNNNNNNNNNNNNNNNNNNNNNNNNNNNNNNNNNNNNNNNNNCTCTACAAGGTGATGATGACTAGAGCCGAGAAACAAGTTTAATTNNNNNNNNNNNNNNNNNNNNNNNNNNNNNNNNNNNNNNNNNNNNNNNNNNNNNNNNNNNNNNNNNNNNNNNNNNNNNNNNNNNNNNNNNNNNNNNAAAGTTGCTCCATTCGCACCCTTTAGTAGAGGAAATCAGCAAAATAAATTCGTAAGATGAGGAACTGCAATCCACAAATACCAGGttagggaagagcgagagaaactTTGAATGCAGCACAGCATATTTTCAACTCCTTAAGCCGGTCTCTAGTTCCTCTCATAAAACCAATCATCCACATtctttctgtttacattttttttcatagaattaATCATCCACATTGCcaatctttctcatttttcatatAATCATTCCCTTTCTCaggttattcttccttttttcacgcAGATACTATCTCTCTTTCACAAATTTATATATCCCCTCTTCCTTGTGTTTCCATCACTCACTTTCATCNNNNNNNNNNNNNNNNNNNNNNNNNNNNNNNNNNNNNNNNNNNNNNNNNNNNNNNNNNNNNNNNNNNNNNNNNNNNNNNNNNNNNNNNNNNNNNNNNNCCTCATCATTTATTCCCCACatttgctctctttccctctctctgtctgcctggccGAACGGTATGCATCATGAGCTACCCAATAATCTGCTGAAGCCCGTAAACCTTAAGGCTCTAAACGATTAAAATGCCTTTGTTGTATTTCTCCAGTTCTACTAGATCTGCGTCATCGTCAGTAAAACAAATTATGTCCGAAAAATGCAACAGATCTGAGAAAATATCAGTCAGTTCCGCGTCAGACACGTTTTGAAANNNNNNNNNNNNNNNNNNNNNNNNNNNNNNNNNNNNNNTATGAATTGCCTGGGGAGAGTCATGCTCTTAAGGGGNNNNNNNNNNNNNNNNNNNNNNNNNNNNNNNNNNNNNNNNNNNNNNNNNNNNNNNNNNNNNNNNNNNNNNNNNNNNNNNNNNNNNNNNNNNNNNNNNNNNNNNNNNNNNNNNNNNNNNNNNNNNNNNNNNNNNNNNNNNNNNNNNNNNNNNNNNNNNNNNNNNNNNNNNNNNNNNNNNNNNNNNNNNNNNNNNNNNNNNNNNNNNNNNNNNNNNNNNNNNNNNNNNNNNNNNNNNNNNNNNNNNNNNNNNNNNNAAAACGCCAAGGTCTTCGTGTGATATTGAatcaaacataaaataatttacagcactaaaattctttcaaaaacatGATTGCATTTTcatcttggcaaaaaaaaaaaaaaactctgcagCCTTAATATCCACCAAAATAAACTTCATGGTAAATCATTTCGTGTCTCgcatttgtattatatgtgtctcgcattttttttatacatgtgtctcgcacttttattatatatgtgtctcgcatttttattatatttattacatcatatttAAGTTTCCTATTTACAAGCACACCCCCGTGCCGAAGTACGAGAGAGTTTCTTCTCAGTCATGACTCGGGACTACGCCCACAAGACTTATTTCTTGAGTAAGGGGAAAGNNNNNNNNNNNNNNNNNNNNNNNNNNNNNNNNNNNNNNNNNNNNNNNNNNNNNNNNNNNNNNNNNNNNNNNNNNNNNNNNNGAAGAtatagggaagagaggaaaatggaggttAGAAAgcattcttttgaaaaaaaaaaaaacatttaaattttaactatttcttaattaatgtttatggttatttttttgcCCCACATTTCATTACCTCTCTATCAGTTCTCCTTATTTGTTATTACTGCAAATNNNNNNNNNNNNNNNNNNNNNNNNNNNNNNNNNNNNNNNNNNNNNNNNNNNNNNNNNNNNNNNNNNNNNNNNNNNNNNNNNNNNNNNNNNNNNNNNNNNNNNNNNNNNNNNNNNNNNNNNNNNNNNNNNNNNNNNNNNNNNNNNNNNNNNNNNNNNNNNNNNNNNNNNNNNNNNNNNNNNNNNNNNNNNNNNNNNNNNNNNNNNNNNNNNNNNNNNNNNNNNNNNNNNNNNNNNNNNNNNNNNNNNNNNNNNNNNNNNNNNNNNNNNNNNNNNNNNNNNNNNNNNNNNNNNNNNNNNNNNNNNNNNNNNNNNNNNNNNNNNNNNNNNNNNNNNNNNNNNNNNNNNNNNNNNNNNNNNNNNNNNNNNNNNNNNNNNNNNNNNNNNNNNNNNNNNNNNNNNNNNNNNNNNNNNNNNNNNNNNNNNNNNNNNNNNNNNNNNNNNNNNNNNNNNNNNNNNNNNNNNNNNNNNNNNNNNNNNNNNNNNNNNNNNNNNNNNNNNNNNNNNNNNNNNATATTACTGCACtccacaaaacataataaattattcACCTTTNNNNNNNNNNNNNNNNNNNNNNNNNNNNNNNNNNNNNNNNNNNNNNNNNNNNNNNNNNNNNNNNNNNNNNNNNNNNNNNNNNNNNNNNNNNNNNNNNNNNNNNNNNNNNNNNNNNNNNNNNNNNNNNNNNNNNNNNNNNNNNNNNNNNNNNNNNNNNNNNNNNNNNNNNNNNNNNNNNNNNNNNNNNNNNNNNNNNNNNNNNNNNNNNNNNACACAAATACTATTCAAAAATatgatctatcaatctatctttccaaGTGTCACAATTTTCTAGTTTACAGAAGGTAGCTTGTGACACATTTTGGGCAAAACATATCGTCGATGACAAACANNNNNNNNNNNNNNNNNNNNNNNNNNNNNNNNNNNNNNNNNNNNNNNNNNNNNNNNNNNGANNNNNNNNNNNNNNNNNNNNNNNNNNNNNNNNNNNNNNNNNNNNNNNNNNNNNNNNNNNNNNNNNNNNNNNNNNNNNNNNNNNNNNNNAAAGATAAATTGATGATCGATTGGATTTTGCAGCATAGTTACTGCATCTTAGTATTGTCCTTTATCTGGTTTTCAGCACTGTGTGAACTGATATGCACTTTACAGGCTATATAGATTtctaaaatatagatacatacattaagTAATATCCTCACAACACTGGGTATTGACATTGTATTTATGACATTtgactttgttgttattttctaaaatatttttgaagttattcttaatttttttcatatttttttgtaaacgtCATACCCTTGACTTCAAGATATGGGTTTTACAACAGGTAAGGTAATTCCCAAAGGATTACCTGATAGTATAAGATGCCTTGATTAAGTAGCAATAATACATAATGCCTATCAACTTTATTCTAGCCACATTCCACAccaatactatttattatttacttatgagATTCACAAATAGTTAGCACTGGATGTAGAGANNNNNNNNNNNNNNNNNNNNNNNNNNNNNNNNNNNNNNNNNNNNNNNNNNNNNNNNNNNNNNNNNNNNNNNNNNNNNNNNNNNNNNNNNNNNNNNNNNNNNNNNNNNNNNNNNNNNNNNNNNNNNNNNNNNNNNNNNNNNNNNNNNNNNNNNNNNNNAACCGATTACCTACATTTCTTTAAGCCATATATTTCAGCAAAATTAGAATATGATTTTCCAAGGAAATGTAAAATCAGGTAtagttctttatctcttccttcctcctcttctcctgccatctctccattccctctctccattcttcccaaATGTGGAGGGTGAATGTTTTATGTCAGACATTATAAAATGATAGTGTCTGACNNNNNNNNNNNNNNNNNNNNNNNNNNNNNNNNNNNNNNNNNNNNNNNNNNNNNNNNNNNNNNNNNNNNNNNNNNTGGCCAAATCTCAGAGCTAGCTGGCAGCTCGGTCTTAAGTGCACAATTTTCAAAACATGTCTGTGTGCGCATGTTTTACAGGTGTGTGTTCTTAATGAATGTGATATTATGTGCAGTTCCTTTGCATGTGTAAAGATAATTACATAACCTGATCACAAAACGTAGTACTTGTATTCTGTATCGTTATCTTATCGAAGCTAAATTGGCTTATCACTGATAttaggtgttatttttattaccatgtCATATAGTTTCACAAATTATGAGTAGACCCTATATTAAGCTGAATCCGAAGGTTTTCTGTANNNNNNNNNNNNNNNNNNNNNNNNNNNNNNNNNNNNNNNNNNNNNNNNNNNNNNNNNNNNNNNNNNNNNNNNNNNNNNNNNNNNNNNNNNNNNNNNNNNNNNNNNNNNNNNNNNNNNNNNNNNNNNNNNNNNNNNNNNNNNNNNNNNNNNNNNNNNNNNNNNNNNNNNNNNNNNNNNNNNNNNNNNNNNNNNNNNNNNNNNNNNNNNNNNNNNNNNNNNNNNNNNNNNNNNNNNNNNNNNNNNNNNNNNNNNNNNNNNNNNNNNNNNNNNNNNNNNNNNNNNNNNNNNNNNNNNNNNNNNNNNNNNNNNNNNNNNNNNNNNNNNNNNNNNNNNNNNNNNNNNNNNNNNNTGGGGTTCATAATTNNNNNNNNNNNNNNNNNNNNNNNNNNNNNNNNNNNNNNNNNNNNNNNNNNNNNNNNNNNNNNNNNNNNNNNNNNNNNNNNNNNNNNNNNNNNNNNNNNNNNNNNNNNNNNNNNNNNNNNNNNNNNNNNNNNNNNNNTNNNNNNNNNNNNNNNNNNNNNNNNNNNNNNNNNNNNNNNNNNNNNNNNNNNNNNNNNNNNNNNNNNNNNNNNNNNNNNacacactctctctttcttgcctgtTGTATATGCATCCTCTTATTCATATTGTCTATTTCTTCTATGCATCTTTTATTTctcgtgttttgtttgtttgtttgttttattttatgccCTTTTATTTTACTCGACTACTTACCTATacatcttttttctcgttttcttttttttctatacatccttttatttttatcatctatttcgtccatgcatttttttctcattttttttaatctttacattttatttttctcgtgtATTTCCTCCATACATCTTACTTTTCTTGTCTGTTTTATCTATgcctcttatttattttttctctactaTCTTACCCATGCATCTTCATAATACGACATTAATTCCATTTGACACAAACTTCTGTAAGATAATGGGTCCTTAATGggacaccccccccttcccttccccctcccccatctctcattATATCAATCGCAGGTCTCCGGACGCCTTGATAAGTTTGCTCTTGTTTTAACTTTCGATTGTTAATCAAACTTGTGGTAATTAACCTTGTTACTGTTGAACTTGCGATTATTAACCCAGTACTGGTTAATATTTGGGTGATTTTCTTGATAGTAAAGCCTTTAGtggttgtttaatttttttatattttttttatcttgacttttcgttttattttgatCCTTGGGGTTCATAATTGGTGATTGTGAAACTCGCGGTTGTTAACTGTGTCAATTCTTGTTTGCAAAATCTCGTGGTTGTTGTTTTCGTTCTTATTAATTTTGTGACTTGTCCGTGATTGGCTATTTTTGTGATCTGGATGATTTGAATGCGAATGTTAACCTTGTGTTTTGTAAACCTTTTCGATGATCAGCCACTGATtaataacatttaatttttttttcaaataatgttCATTGACCCAGCATTTCTTAGGCTTGAAAAGGTTACCCTTAAATGTAAGCCGTGTGACTGTTAACTGTATAGTTTTCAGTCTTGTGATTATTAACTTTATGGCTTTCAATCTTATTACCGTTATATTCCTTTTGTTAACCTTGTATTTACTCCTACAGTTTATTAATCTTGCGAAAGTTCAGATTATATTGACAAGTTGTATTTGTTAACTGTATGGATTTGGACCATGCGATTGTTATCTCTGTAATGCTAACCTTGTGAATGACAATTTGAATGTTATCAGCACAAGGTCGTTCTTAGCTGCACTGTACGTCATCAGGTTTGTCGGCAGGATCTTTATTCAAGGAAATGTGAAGTatctttccttgttcttattggCTTAAGTTTTGTACNNNNNNNNNNNNNNNNNNNNNNNNNNNNNNNNNNNNNNNNNNNNNNNNNNNNNNNNNNNNNNNNNNNNNNNNNNNNNNNNNNNNNNNNNNNNNNNNNNNNNNNNNNNNNNNNNNNNNNNNNNNNNNNNNNNNNNNNNNNNNNNNNNNNNNNNNNNNNNNNNNNNNNNNNNNNNNNNNNNNNNNNNNNNNNNNNNNNNNNNNNNNNNNNNNNNNNNNNNNNNNNNNNNNNNNNNNNNNNNNNNNNNNNNNNNNNNNNNNNNNNNNNNNNNNNNNNNNNNNNNNNNNNNNNNNNNNNNNNNNNNNNNNNNNNNNNNNNNNNNNNNNNNNNNNNNNNNNNNNNNNNNNNNNNNNNNNNNNNNNNNNNNNNNNNNNagaaaaagaaaaaaacatattgtttttttcctatctccGTTTTCGTCATCAACACTTAACCCCCCGATTAACACCTAAAAGCAGCCTCAGTTTCTGGCATGCAAAAGCACCTTCCTTTCACGCCAGAATCAGACAATGACTCCGTACTCGACCATCTCGTCGAAGACACTGAGCAGCCGCGGCCTCAGGAGAGGGTTACTATCGAGCTGCTTGAGCATCCTCTCGCGCTGTTCCTTCATGAACTCCTCCACGTCGTCGGTTTTCACGTTATCCAGGTCCATGACTTCAGATGCCTCGCTCACCACTATGGGCACGACCATGATGGCCATCAGGAGGCCGAAGAGGTGCTTGGCCCGGTACTCTCGCTTCAGTTCCTCGGCTGTGTACGGCGGGTGCTCCTTGCCATCGCACAGGACCTGGCTGAAGGAGCTGTAGTAGGCGTTGAGAATGTAGTCTAGGTTTTCTCTGCGGTCGTCCCCATTCAGACTCGTGTACATGAGGTAGTTGAGGTCCGTTGCTGGAGAGGCCTTGCGGCAGATCTGGAGGTCCACGAGCCTCACGTCTGTCGGAACGCCCTCGTCGTCGTATCTGTTCGAGTTGAAAAGAATCAAACTGGTCATTGTTGTTCCCTTTATTTCTGACAGATGACCTTTCGTTAGCTGCGAAACAATACCTATATCGACATTCACTCCAACGAAACTATCGAAATCATATCTCTCGGATCATTTCTTACGGCAATGCAAAAACAATGAACCAAAAGGCAATAATCATCCAAACCACAATCTGTCTATAATTAAATGAGTTTTACCGCCTTCTGCTAGCCACAATATTTTTACCTGAACAGGACATTGTTGTTCCAAGCGTCCCCGTGACATATGACCTCAAACGGAGGGTTGCTTTTCGTCTGCTCCTCGAACATATTAATGCAGTTGGGCGCAGCGTCTCGCAGCCACGCCGCCACATTCTCGTAGCCACCGATTCTCTCTGCCATCTCTGCCGCGTTGGTACAGTACCACTGGAATATATCTTGGAACTTATTTTCATTGAATGATGTAAAATCTTTCTCGATGAAAGGAAACTTCTCCTCCAGCTTGTAAGGCAATTTGTCCATCAATAGCTTCGAAGCAGCGTGAAGCCTCCCGAGCTCTTTGACGACCAAGGTTACGTGAGCTCTGTCCATGCCCTTCCTGCGGTCGAACATTTTGAAGCCTCCAGGTCGCAGGTCTTCGAGAATGATCACTTCGCTGTCCCTTTCGGAGGAGAGAGCGAAACACCTGGCGAATTTCAGGGGCTTTTGACCTATGGACTTCAGCTCTGCATCGAGCAACGGCGCGATTTCCTTATAAAACCCAGACTCCTTCTCGAAGACCACGTTGGTGAAGCTGTTAAGAGAACCCATCTGGCGACAAGGGTTCAGTTTGGCGATGTATGTCACCTCCTCCTCCGCGCCAGACAGGCTGTACCGCGCCTCGATGCTGGTGACGGTGCAGGCATAGTTGTCCCCCTTCTTCGTGAAGTCCTTGACACCCCAGGACGTGAGGCTGGCGTCGGGGCCCTTGTCCGCCCGCAGCGCCGCCCGCACCTGCTCCTCCTTTATCAGGCTGTGCGGCGTCTTCCTGGGTCCCGCCGAAGCCTCTGGAGCTGCTGCGTTTTGGTCCGCCACTGTNNNNNNNNNNNNNNNNNNNNNNNNNNNNNNNNNNNNNNNNNNNNNNNNNNNNNNNNNNNNNNNNNNNNNNNNNNNNNNNNNNNNNNNNNNNNNNNNNNNNNNNNNNNNNNNNNNNNNNNNNNNNNNNNNNNNNNNNNNNNNNNNNNNNNNNNNNNNNNNNNNNNNNNNNNNNNNNNNNNNNNNNNNNNNNNNNNNNNNNNNNNNNNNNNNNNNNNNNNNNNNNNNNNNNNNNNNNNNNNNNNNNNNNNNNNNNNNNNNNNNNNNNNNNNNNNNNNNNNNNNNNNNNNNNNNNNNNNNNNNNNNNNNNNNNNNNNNNNNNNNNNNNNNNNNNNNNNNNNNNNNNNNNNNNNNNNNNNNNNNNNNNNNNNNNNNNNNNNNNNNNNNNNNNNNNNNNNNNNNNNNNNNNNNNNNNNNNNNNNNNNNNNNNNNNNNNNNNNNNNNNNNNNNNNNNNNNNNNNNTCACAAGAGCCCGTTACAGCAAACCCTAANNNNNNNNNNNNNNNNNNNNNNNNNNNNNNNNNNNNNNNNNNNNNNNNNNNNNNNNNNNCACACACACACACACNNNNNNNNNNNNNNNNNNNNNNNNNNNNNNNNNNNNNNNNNNNNNNNNNNNNNNNNNNNNNNNNNNNNNNNNNNNNNNNNNNNNNNNNNNNNNNNNNNNNNNNNNNNNNNNNNNNNNNNNNNNNNNNNNNNNNNNNNNNNNNNNNNNNNNNNNNNNNNNNNNNNNNNNN
This window of the Penaeus monodon isolate SGIC_2016 chromosome 31, NSTDA_Pmon_1, whole genome shotgun sequence genome carries:
- the LOC119593073 gene encoding uncharacterized protein LOC119593073 isoform X1, yielding MADQNAAAPEASAGPRKTPHSLIKEEQVRAALRADKGPDASLTSWGVKDFTKKGDNYACTVTSIEARYSLSGAEEEVTYIAKLNPCRQMGSLNSFTNVVFEKESGFYKEIAPLLDAELKSIGQKPLKFARCFALSSERDSEVIILEDLRPGGFKMFDRRKGMDRAHVTLVVKELGRLHAASKLLMDKLPYKLEEKFPFIEKDFTSFNENKFQDIFQWYCTNAAEMAERIGGYENVAAWLRDAAPNCINMFEEQTKSNPPFEVICHGDAWNNNVLFRYDDEGVPTDVRLVDLQICRKASPATDLNYLMYTSLNGDDRRENLDYILNAYYSSFSQVLCDGKEHPPYTAEELKREYRAKHLFGLLMAIMVVPIVVSEASEVMDLDNVKTDDVEEFMKEQRERMLKQLDSNPLLRPRLLSVFDEMVEYGVIV